A stretch of the Lactuca sativa cultivar Salinas chromosome 9, Lsat_Salinas_v11, whole genome shotgun sequence genome encodes the following:
- the LOC111907471 gene encoding uncharacterized protein LOC111907471 isoform X2, translated as MKLPVFLSSEAHTLLKGISHKINKLAFGSYYPGIVNPLYGVHWFQVSPNGMYQYFIKVVPTIYTNIRGYTIQSNQVTFTETHISILHFMTNVCAIVGGKK; from the exons ATGAAGCTCCCTGTGTTTTTGTCAAGTGAAGCACACACCCTTTTGAAAGGG ATAAGTCACAAGATAAATAAATTAGCTTTTGGAAGCTATTATCCTGGGATTGTAAATCCTCTTTATGG GGTGCATTGGTTTCAAGTATCTCCAAATGGAATGTATCAGTACTTTATAaag GTGGTACCAACGATTTACACGAACATTAGAGGTTACACTATTCAATCAAATCAG GTGACATTTACAGAAACACATATCTCCATTTTACATTTCATGACAAATGTGTGTGCCATTGTTGGAG GGAAAAAGTAA
- the LOC111907471 gene encoding uncharacterized protein LOC111907471 isoform X1 gives MKMKMILILYLVVIKCFEAYESAMVAKFGDDTSCHPLLDNETWCDVSGGVKKGRIYGFGYVSDPASFLEGTSSTITSQEVVYERVQNEMRGKIDAKAAEMEAKHQQMCEEMDAKAATIDAKQQQIDAKYEAMEKMYAALQNMMGN, from the exons atgaagatgaagatgattttGATCCTCTACCTAGTTGTAATTAAGTGTTTT GAGGCTTATGAAAGTGCTATGGTGGCTAAGTTTGGTGATGATACTAGTTGCCACCCCCTCTTGGATAATGAAACATGGTGTGATGTTTCCGGAGGAGTCAAGAAAGGAAGAATATATGGATTCGGATATGTGTCTGATCCAGCGAGCTTTTTGGAAGGAACATCTAGTACAATAACATCCCAAGAG GTTGTCTATGAACGTGTACAAAACGAGATGCGTGGCAAAATTGATGCTAAAGCTGCAGAAATGGAAGCTAAACATCAACAAATGTGTGAGGAAATGGATGCCAAAGCTGCAACAATAGATGCCAAACAACAACAAATCGATGCAAAATATGAAGCAATGGAGAAGATGTATGCAGCCTTGCAAAATATGATGGGAAATTGA